A stretch of the Corylus avellana chromosome ca6, CavTom2PMs-1.0 genome encodes the following:
- the LOC132185037 gene encoding very-long-chain aldehyde decarbonylase GL1-9-like, whose translation MVFWEGYVSDEAMGTFAPIVVYWLYAGFYQLLPPLDNYRLHTKKEEVKNSVPLASVVKGVLLQQLVQATVAQALFLLTSKANASGIVIQPSIAVQIGQIVVAMLVMDTWQYFVHRYMHHNKFLYRHVHSQHHKLVVPYAIGALYNHPLEGLLLDTFGGALSFLVSGMTARTAVIFFCFAVIKTVDDHCGLWLPGNIFHIIFQNNTAYHDIHHQLQGLKYNYSQPFFPIWDKLLGTYMPYNLVKRPEGGFEARAMKD comes from the exons ATGGTTTTCTGGGAAGGGTACGTGAGCGACGAAGCGATGGGCACGTTTGCCCCAATCGTGGTGTACTGGTTGTACGCGGGGTTTTATCAGCTGCTTCCGCCTTTGGACAATTACCGGTTGCACACTAAGAAAGAGGAGGTGAAGAATTCAGTGCCGCTTGCATCCGTGGTTAAGGGTGTTCTGCTTCAACAGCTCGTCCAGGCCACCGTGGCTCAGGCGCTCTTCTTG TTGACCTCAAAAGCTAATGCATCAGGGATCGTGATTCAGCCCTCCATTGCTGTCCAAATTGGGCAGATTGTTGTTGCAATGCTTGTCATGGACACATGGCAGTACTTTGTGCATCGCTACATGCATCACAACAAGTTTCTGTACCGCCATGTCCACTCCCAGCATCACAAGCTGGTTGTTCCCTATGCAATTGGGGCCCTTTATAATCACCCCCTAGAGGGTCTCCTGCTTGACACTTTTGGTGGAGCTCTATCTTTTCTGGTCTCAGGGATGACTGCACGAACTGCTGTTATTTTCTTCTGCTTTGCTGTGATTAAAACTGTTGATGATCACTGTGGTCTTTGGTTGCCTGGCAACATCTTCCATATCATCTTCCAGAACAACACTGCTTATCATGACATCCATCATCAACTCCAAGGCTTGAAGTACAACTATTCTCAGCCCTTCTTTCCCATATGGGATAAACTTCTTGGAACCTACATGCCATACAATCTAGTAAAGCGACCTGAAGGGGGTTTTGAGGCAAGGGCAATGAAAGACTAG